Proteins from a single region of Akkermansiaceae bacterium:
- a CDS encoding GNAT family N-acetyltransferase, whose amino-acid sequence MQLIPSHTIPGLIPAVAGWLYNEWGRHLPGRSPETAEHALRQEPDARGLPTTLIAVEDDEPMGVARLVEFDLDSRPDLSPWLASVFVPEGKRSRGTGTLVCSGIVEIARERGFSTLYLFTPDRASFYERQGWSVMGHERHRDKEVTLMKLELD is encoded by the coding sequence GTGCAGCTCATACCCTCACACACCATCCCCGGGCTGATCCCTGCTGTCGCCGGGTGGCTTTACAACGAATGGGGCCGCCATCTACCGGGCCGTTCGCCCGAAACCGCGGAGCATGCGCTGCGTCAGGAGCCTGATGCCCGGGGACTACCCACGACCCTGATCGCCGTGGAGGACGACGAACCAATGGGCGTCGCCCGTCTGGTAGAATTTGATCTGGATAGCCGACCCGACCTGAGCCCGTGGCTGGCGAGCGTGTTCGTGCCCGAGGGCAAACGGAGCCGGGGAACGGGGACACTTGTCTGCTCGGGGATCGTGGAGATTGCCAGGGAGCGGGGCTTTTCGACGCTCTATCTGTTCACCCCGGACCGTGCCTCGTTTTATGAAAGGCAGGGGTGGTCGGTCATGGGGCATGAGCGGCACCGCGACAAAGAGGTCACGCTCATGAAACTGGAACTCGATTGA